The Thunnus albacares chromosome 11, fThuAlb1.1, whole genome shotgun sequence genome contains a region encoding:
- the LOC122992118 gene encoding 5-hydroxytryptamine receptor 2A-like, with amino-acid sequence MDLRDGNVSELISDAVRAVTIQPLEPNSWPSRGFEESALQNNNMTNLGCHGNKALRNSVDSQLGNWSHGNRGVYTEVDGRFHMNQCPPHEMEKNWAALLILVVIAVTVMGNILVILAVSLEKKLQNATNYFLMSLAVADMLLGILVMPVSMVTILYGKH; translated from the coding sequence ATGGACCTGCGTGATGGCAACGTGTCAGAGTTGATCTCTGACGCTGTCAGAGCCGTTACCATTCAGCCTCTGGAACCCAACTCCTGGCCCTCACGTGGATTTGAAGAAAGCGCCCttcaaaacaataacatgacAAACTTGGGGTGTCATGGTAACAAGGCCCTCCGTAACAGCGTTGACTCACAGTTGGGGAACTGGTCTCATGGTAACAGAGGAGTTTACACCGAAGTGGACGGCAGGTTTCACATGAATCAGTGTCCTCCCCACGAGATGGAGAAGAACTGGGCAGCGCTGTTGATTTTAGTTGTCATCGCTGTCACTGTGATGGGCAACATCCTGGTGATCCTGGCAGTCTCCCTGGAGAAGAAGCTCCAGAACGCCACAAACTATTTCTTGATGTCGTTGGCAGTCGCTGACATGCTCCTAGGCATCTTGGTCATGCCGGTTTCCATGGTGACCATTCTCTACGGTAAGCACTGA